A single region of the Moritella sp. Urea-trap-13 genome encodes:
- the malQ gene encoding 4-alpha-glucanotransferase, with the protein MEQSNVLKQVAEQAGIADSYTNAWGNNELVSDETLTSLLAALGYDTESEQTLLASADKKHQMPILAAVKVVKKGEPIHIELNLGLSARVSDFSWQLTTEQGDVVEGYLQSQIVTDARDKGGVLTFSLPGDLALGYHQLQVLRRRRKSPYEMTLIIAPKACYKQPAIEQGNKSWGPSIQLYTLKTDHNWGIGDFGDLKQLVADIAARGGDFVGLNPIHSLFPANPEGASPYSPSSRRWLNLLYIDVSAVPEFALCAAAQQRVGSNEFQQGLHAVRATEWVDYSEVSRLKMSVLPLLFTEFQQRHLATNSTRAQAFTAFVAKGGESLLHQATFDALHQQLHDKDDSVWGWQVFPAELRDINSDAVQAFIKQNQPAIQRYMYLQWIADEQIGDVQKFALEQGMNMGLYRDLAVGVADSGAEVWADDGTLCQDVSIGAPPDVLGPLGQNWGLPPLNPAQLKATAYDAFIQLLRANMQHCGALRIDHVLGLLRLWWIPKGEKATSGAYMYYPVQDMLAILALESQRHQCAVIGEDLGTVPDEIVSLLSEAGIHSYKVFFFETAEDGGYFSPAHYQAQSMATLCTHDMPTLRGFWHCEDLKLGQTIGLYPDQSQLNGLFDDRSKSKQEILNSVSWHGKLAESVGRNADYVPMDQALSNSLQLHLAAGSSSLLSLQLEDWLAMDKPVNVPGTVDEYPNWRRKLSATLDDMFSCPNVNYLAAELTAARAKASV; encoded by the coding sequence ATGGAACAAAGTAATGTGCTGAAACAAGTTGCTGAACAGGCGGGTATAGCAGATAGCTATACCAACGCTTGGGGTAACAATGAATTAGTTTCTGATGAAACGCTAACCAGCTTATTAGCAGCGCTAGGTTATGACACCGAATCTGAACAAACACTACTGGCGTCGGCTGATAAAAAACACCAAATGCCAATTTTAGCGGCGGTAAAAGTCGTTAAAAAAGGTGAACCCATTCATATTGAGCTGAATTTGGGACTGAGCGCTAGAGTCAGTGACTTTAGCTGGCAGCTAACCACCGAACAAGGTGACGTTGTTGAAGGTTATTTACAATCGCAAATTGTCACCGATGCGCGTGACAAAGGCGGGGTACTGACCTTTTCTCTACCGGGTGATTTAGCTTTGGGTTATCACCAATTACAGGTATTACGCCGTCGTCGTAAATCGCCTTATGAAATGACCCTTATCATTGCGCCTAAAGCTTGTTATAAACAACCTGCGATTGAACAAGGCAATAAGTCTTGGGGCCCAAGTATTCAGTTGTATACCCTGAAAACCGATCATAACTGGGGTATCGGTGACTTTGGTGATTTGAAACAACTGGTGGCTGATATTGCTGCCCGTGGTGGTGATTTTGTTGGTTTGAACCCAATTCATTCTTTATTCCCAGCCAATCCAGAAGGCGCTAGCCCGTACAGCCCATCATCGCGTCGCTGGTTAAATCTGTTATACATAGATGTATCTGCAGTACCTGAATTTGCCTTGTGCGCTGCTGCGCAACAGCGTGTTGGTAGTAATGAATTTCAACAAGGTTTACATGCCGTTCGTGCCACAGAATGGGTGGATTACAGCGAAGTATCACGCTTGAAAATGAGTGTGTTACCGCTGCTATTTACGGAGTTCCAACAACGTCACTTAGCGACGAATAGCACTCGTGCGCAAGCGTTCACTGCGTTTGTAGCCAAAGGTGGCGAAAGCTTATTGCATCAAGCAACCTTCGATGCACTGCATCAACAGCTACACGATAAAGATGATAGCGTGTGGGGTTGGCAAGTTTTCCCTGCTGAATTACGTGATATTAACAGTGATGCAGTACAAGCGTTTATTAAACAAAATCAGCCTGCTATTCAACGTTATATGTACTTGCAGTGGATTGCTGATGAACAGATCGGCGATGTACAGAAGTTTGCTTTAGAGCAAGGCATGAACATGGGACTTTACCGCGATCTTGCTGTCGGTGTTGCCGATAGTGGCGCTGAAGTGTGGGCTGATGACGGTACTTTATGTCAAGACGTGAGTATTGGCGCGCCGCCCGATGTATTAGGGCCTTTAGGGCAAAACTGGGGCTTACCACCGTTGAATCCAGCGCAGTTAAAAGCCACTGCTTATGATGCCTTTATTCAACTATTACGTGCCAACATGCAGCATTGTGGTGCGCTGCGTATCGATCATGTATTAGGTTTATTACGTCTGTGGTGGATACCGAAAGGTGAAAAAGCCACATCTGGCGCTTACATGTATTATCCAGTGCAAGATATGCTAGCTATTCTGGCGCTAGAAAGTCAACGTCATCAGTGCGCTGTGATTGGTGAGGACCTTGGCACTGTGCCTGACGAGATCGTTAGCTTGTTAAGTGAAGCGGGTATTCATTCTTACAAAGTATTCTTTTTTGAAACTGCCGAAGATGGCGGTTATTTTTCACCAGCACATTACCAAGCGCAATCAATGGCAACCTTGTGTACGCATGACATGCCAACATTACGCGGTTTCTGGCATTGCGAAGATCTTAAATTAGGTCAAACCATCGGCCTTTATCCAGATCAATCTCAGTTAAATGGGCTGTTTGATGATCGCAGTAAGTCGAAACAAGAAATACTTAATAGTGTATCTTGGCACGGTAAATTAGCTGAATCCGTTGGCCGCAATGCCGACTATGTGCCTATGGACCAAGCATTGAGTAACAGCTTACAATTACATTTAGCAGCAGGTTCAAGTAGCTTGTTGAGTTTACAGCTTGAAGACTGGCTAGCAATGGATAAGCCTGTTAACGTACCTGGGACGGTTGATGAATACCCGAACTGGCGTCGTAAACTATCAGCTACATTGGATGATATGTTTAGCTGCCCGAATGTTAATTATTTAGCGGCAGAGTTGACAGCTGCCCGCGCCAAAGCCAGCGTATGA
- a CDS encoding glycogen/starch/alpha-glucan phosphorylase, which produces MKSTVNKSFDKTAFQAAVNKYLTTKLVTVPAQADAHTWRLAMEYALAETTTMNLLATEQDPKIKNARSVNYLSLEFLIGRLTGNNLISMGLYEQVTAAMAEFGQNLTDLLEEERDPALGNGGLGRLAACFMDSLAAEEYPAVGYGLHYEYGLFKQSFNDGRQQEAPDVWRDETGYPWEVIRPELAQKVGFYGHVEEYTDNDRISHRRWVPGLQVEGMAWDLPIVGYNNNSVYPLRLWECRAPAPFNLDRFDQGNYVEAQASHIQAGNLTKVLYPNDNHDKGKELRLMQQYFHCACSVADILRRHKAAGHSITDLAKLESIQLNDTHPTIAIPELLRILLDEHKLSWDDAWAISSKTFAYTNHTLLPEALETWGENLMMTLLPRHMEIIFDINLRLMGAVADKWPNDLDKLRKLSIIQEGSERRVRMANLCVASTYAVNGVAAMHSELVKRDLFPEFNELFPGRLHNVTNGVTPRRWLKFCNPLLSDLISSKIGNGWIKDLDQLKKLEKFADDSQFQADFMQVKKANKQRLADWVAEHMDITLNPDAIFDVQIKRLHEYKRQHLNLLHILSLYHRLINDADFKMQPRVFIFASKAAPGYELAKEIIFAINKVAEKINNDPRIGDTLKVVFMPDYRVSLAEIIIPAADVSEQISTAGKEASGTGNMKMALNGALTVGTMDGANVEIREEVGDDNIFIFGLNVDEVQALQAQGYNANDYYNSDRLLRASLDLLQGDEFTPGQPGLLNATRHSLLEGGDPYLVLADFADYVQAQTRIDKQYCDQQGWAKMAILNTARNGKFSSDRSIRDYANNIWQLNAVSR; this is translated from the coding sequence ATGAAATCGACAGTAAACAAAAGCTTTGATAAAACAGCATTCCAAGCCGCCGTTAATAAATACTTAACGACGAAATTAGTCACAGTACCAGCGCAAGCAGATGCCCATACGTGGCGCTTAGCGATGGAGTATGCACTGGCAGAAACAACCACGATGAACTTGTTGGCTACCGAACAAGATCCGAAAATCAAAAATGCTCGTAGCGTAAACTACCTATCATTAGAATTTTTAATCGGTCGCCTGACTGGTAATAACCTTATCAGCATGGGCTTGTATGAACAAGTAACCGCTGCGATGGCTGAGTTCGGCCAAAACCTCACCGATTTATTAGAAGAAGAACGCGATCCAGCATTAGGTAATGGTGGTTTAGGGCGTTTAGCCGCTTGTTTTATGGATTCACTGGCTGCCGAGGAATATCCTGCGGTAGGTTATGGCTTACATTATGAATATGGCCTGTTTAAGCAAAGCTTTAATGACGGACGTCAACAAGAAGCACCCGATGTATGGCGCGATGAAACGGGTTATCCTTGGGAAGTTATTCGCCCTGAGTTAGCGCAAAAAGTCGGTTTTTATGGTCATGTCGAAGAGTACACAGATAATGATCGCATCAGTCATCGCCGCTGGGTACCGGGTTTACAAGTAGAAGGTATGGCGTGGGATCTACCGATTGTTGGTTATAATAATAACTCTGTGTATCCACTGCGTTTATGGGAATGTCGCGCGCCTGCACCGTTTAATCTTGACCGTTTTGACCAAGGTAACTATGTTGAAGCGCAAGCTAGCCATATTCAAGCCGGTAACCTAACCAAAGTATTATACCCAAATGATAATCACGATAAAGGTAAAGAACTGCGCTTAATGCAGCAGTACTTCCATTGTGCTTGTTCAGTCGCTGATATTTTACGTCGCCATAAAGCGGCAGGTCATTCAATCACGGATTTAGCTAAGTTAGAGTCTATTCAACTTAACGATACCCACCCGACGATCGCTATTCCTGAGTTATTACGCATCTTACTTGATGAACATAAATTAAGTTGGGATGACGCTTGGGCGATCAGCTCAAAAACCTTTGCTTATACTAATCATACCTTGTTACCTGAAGCGCTAGAGACTTGGGGTGAAAACTTGATGATGACGTTATTACCACGTCACATGGAGATCATCTTTGATATTAATTTACGTCTAATGGGCGCAGTAGCAGACAAGTGGCCAAATGATTTAGATAAATTACGTAAGCTGTCAATTATTCAAGAAGGTAGTGAGCGTCGTGTACGCATGGCTAACTTATGTGTTGCTAGTACCTATGCCGTAAACGGTGTGGCGGCAATGCACTCAGAGCTAGTGAAGCGTGATTTATTCCCAGAGTTTAATGAACTCTTCCCTGGTCGATTACACAATGTCACCAATGGTGTTACACCACGTCGCTGGTTGAAGTTCTGTAACCCATTACTGTCAGATTTAATTAGCAGTAAAATTGGCAACGGTTGGATCAAAGATCTCGACCAGTTAAAAAAATTAGAAAAATTTGCCGATGATAGTCAATTCCAAGCTGATTTTATGCAAGTTAAGAAAGCCAATAAACAGCGTTTAGCGGATTGGGTTGCTGAGCACATGGATATAACCCTTAACCCTGATGCTATTTTTGATGTACAGATTAAACGCCTGCATGAATATAAACGACAGCATCTTAATTTATTACATATTTTGTCGCTGTATCACCGTCTCATTAACGATGCTGATTTCAAAATGCAGCCTCGAGTGTTTATTTTTGCTTCAAAAGCGGCGCCAGGATATGAGCTAGCTAAAGAAATTATCTTTGCAATTAACAAGGTAGCAGAAAAGATTAACAACGATCCACGAATCGGTGATACCTTAAAAGTAGTATTTATGCCTGATTATCGTGTCAGTCTTGCAGAGATCATTATCCCTGCTGCGGACGTGTCTGAACAGATCTCAACAGCGGGTAAAGAAGCCTCTGGTACCGGTAATATGAAGATGGCTCTGAATGGTGCGTTGACGGTTGGCACGATGGATGGTGCTAACGTTGAGATCCGTGAAGAAGTCGGTGACGACAACATCTTTATCTTTGGTCTTAACGTTGATGAAGTGCAAGCACTACAGGCACAAGGTTATAACGCCAATGACTATTATAATTCAGACCGATTACTGCGCGCATCGTTAGATTTATTACAAGGTGATGAATTTACCCCGGGTCAACCTGGCTTATTGAATGCCACACGTCATAGCTTATTAGAAGGCGGCGACCCGTATCTGGTATTAGCTGACTTTGCCGATTATGTGCAAGCGCAAACACGTATTGATAAGCAATATTGTGACCAGCAAGGCTGGGCAAAAATGGCGATTTTAAATACAGCACGCAATGGTAAGTTCAGCTCTGATCGTAGTATTCGTGATTATGCTAACAACATTTGGCAATTAAACGCGGTTAGCCGTTAA